Within the Zea mays cultivar B73 chromosome 10, Zm-B73-REFERENCE-NAM-5.0, whole genome shotgun sequence genome, the region tacatgcctacacccctactgcccttgcccctttcgggtaaggtagtcctccactagctttcctaattagtcagccaagggtgtcccattccacccttatggtggcacgtgtttctcaagttaagctcgatgttccaattaacataatggtcttatcatgaacagaaatagaacAATAATATTAAAGAATGACCATATataatagttatctcaacacccaaaaccatatatagcatagcaaagactacccaaaagtacaggggtaaacaaggtgtaaagataaccaaactagggtgacctattgggtcccatcaaaattaagcctatacatgccaaaatgattatagagaatattattgggtaaataaaagtgatcaagggcacaacttgcttgagactcaagattccaggtaccaggatgctcttcagattctcgtgatctTACTGTTAtacgtagcaatacaaataagcatggtatagacaaaattaacatcacactaaacataagcacaaactgcataataataatctacacatcgctacgagatcgtgggttcgagaacggcTAAAACTGGAGTTACGgttaaaaagataaaatattctcGAGTTCTACGTAGTTAAATAGTAAATCCTTTATTCTTCATTGATTAATATAATTTCGAAATGTTATGACAAATAAATCACAATTTATATTTAATCTATTTTATAATTCTACTAGAGTTTATATTTTAGTCCCACTATTATTATGGATATATTAACTTTGATTATTAGATTTAATCCCTTGAGCATAAGTTGAATGAATATTTATTTTCGAAACCCTATTATTTGATAAAGTAAGGTTACCGAAACATAGGCAATATTATTGCGAAGCTAACACCATTTGAATGGACCAAATCGGGGTAAAAACGAAGGAGATATggatttattaaattctaggtttTAATTCTATCATTATTAAGGATTTCAGGACCTCGACGCAATTCTGCAGATGATCAGGGGCTTTTGTGAAAAATGCAAGGACTGCTTTGAAGGATTCCTAACACTAGCATGGATGGCGGGTTAGTTACCAAAAAGTACAAGGTCTCTTTTGTGAAACTACCTGGCTGAAGAGGTACCGTCTATTCGTGGTCGTGCGATCGGATATGGACGACACAGATTAAATCGAGCACCTACCCGAACCGGTACCCACAGGCGATCGTCAGATTGGTGATCAACGGTGGGGATTTTAAATACTGATCATGACATATGACCGACCGATCCAAAATCAACGGTGCATAAGTCATCGGACGACTGGGTACCCAACCTCTAATCTTGGCCGACCGATTGCATTTGGACGCATCGGATTGCCCAGCACGAACCGTTATTCATAATCTAATCCTAACAGTTGCTTGTAAGATCGTCGGTCCACGGTGATCTCCCCCCGAGAATACGCCGACGATGACGGTGCTCTACTCATCGCGGCAGCGCCATTGTCGTGCCACACCAGAGCTCACCCCCGAGCACGATGGTAGCCCCAGTAAGGTGCAGAACCAAATTGAAGGCGATACGAAACCGAGATGGGTGACACCCTGAATTGGGGggcataaaatttctttctaattacctaccaaattcaggtgttactcttctctctctagttcctctctttctctttttcttttgggtagatttagcttaattagagagggattaattattttattttgtcaaaacaatatgagtcatgaaatgttgcatcatgctgagctccaaatattctttgaattgttgcacatgtttgatttagtttgaatttaaaacttgaattgaatttgaattgaaaaccctagggaaaataaaatagaaaagccattagaaattccagggaaaaagaaaaggccatTTCTGCCCAGTCGGCCCAGCCAAACCGCGCGCGCGAGCCCGCGTCGTCTGACAGGTGGACCCCACTTGCCAGTGACCACCCGCGTCCACGCACGcacgctctctctccctctcgctgccCGGTGGGCCAGGCCTGTCGACGTCGATCCCCTCGCGCACGCGCTCGTTCCCTCTCTCTACCTCGCAGACCCCACCCGTCAGGCCCCCATCTCTAACCTCCCGCCCGCTCACTCCTGTCGTGGACACGCCCACGTCCATGCATTTTCCAGCCATCTCCACACGCCCTCGACCCCTTTAGAGCCCGCACCCCGCTCGCCCACTTCCCCCTGCTCATTTGCACCCTCAGCCGAGCATCCTCGCCCTGCACGCGCATCCAGGCAGCTCTGTCGCCGCTCAACGAAGTCTGCCGCCCGTTCCACGGCCGCCGTTGAGCCCCCGTCTCGTTCGTTGCCTCGGTGAGTTCCGCCTCGCCGTCAGCAACTCAGGACACCCCTCGGTTCGCCCTTAGCCTCTCTGGTTTGCCCAGTCCGTGCTCACCGGAGTATTTTCCCGTGTAGCCAGAGTCCACTGTCGTTGACCCGAGGCTTCTCTGCATCCCCGCCGTCACCAGAGCGCTCCTGAGTTCGCCCTCGAGGTGTGCAACCTTCCTATGCACTTATTTCATCTGTCACTGCCCTAGTGTCCAcgcaattcctcgccggagttgatCCGCGCCGCCGTTAGGCCGCCTCGCCGTGTTTCGCACCCTCTGGTGTCTCCACGCCAGTATTGCGCCCACGACTGAGTTCGCCAGATCACCCTGAGCACGCCTAAGCCCTTCCTCAAACCCCTAGAGCCTTGTCGTGGCCGTTCCTCACCGCCAAGGAGCAGGAGCGGCGCCGCCCGTAGCCGTAAAACCTTCCCGGCATTGATCTCCACCGTTTGATCCTGATCGCGTGGTCTAGATCACCGGGTACCAATTCGCGCCAGCGCGCCCTATCCTCGGGCCTGCCAGTAAGCGTCTGcgccccctggcgctgggcccgactGGTCAGCCCGCCTTCCCCTCTGATCGCTGATGCCTCGTCCCCACTTGACAGCTACACTCGCTCGTCTGCGCCCGCGCGCTCGTTCCCTGATCTAATCCTGACCGTCCATCTACGATCTAGCGGTTGGaaaagcccgataccccttcgcgcggctgTTTTGCAAGACCCCCAGTTCCCGGGTAATAGAACCTGTCGTCCCTGAGAATTGCGCGCAGGTCCCTGACTTCTTTTAAACAGAACCCTGACCATTCAAATAATCACAGAATTGGGATtagtttcatatttcaaacttcaaaacttgtttatttcatatcttttttatatgaactccaaatttagtggttcaaattgcaaaatgttcataggaatattctctattcaaataaattatgttcatccacagTCTGTGTACTCTAATTTTTGGCCTAAgctataggttagtttatgtGTTAGTTTACTtaggaaaataaataaaaatgaaaACCTTAATTGTACTTAGGTGTTTAGTTTAGTGAGGTTAATATTATGTCATGTATGAAGTTATCTATGTGATAATTGTATGTCTCACTAAAGTTAGTAGAACTAAACTATATAATCCATAATCACTTATCTCTAAATGAATTAACTCCTAGCACTTAAGTCTATCCTTTGTGTTCATAATGCCTTgtcaaacttgtgttcacttgattgtacatgtctggtgtgctgttcatttgtacttttccaaatgtattgaatgtatgatcgctttatttagacaacgagcagcccgtggttcatGAGTATGTTACCGAAGATCTTCCtaagcaacaacctagtgaaggcaagtgtcctctgacctatcctGTCccacatactttataattcaccgtgacacattacattattgaaacataaggattgactagtctgtatttaccttatccttgtttaccttttgggttttcatggttagctttatgctattgctttactttaatcaatgaacatgatgtgaatacttatgatacgatgatgttatccccacTACAAGAAATTTGTCCTTTTATGACAAAATACCTAATGACAAGGTCAGTTATCGTCATATAATGTCACATAATATGATGGATTTTTTTTGAGTCGTCATAATTTCATGAGGCCATGAAGATTTTATGACGATAGTGTTTTTGTTGTCACATAAGGGTACGCAGATTCATCATATATTGTCAGGCGCCAGGAGCCGGCAGACAGTTTTACTTTTATGACGCTTAGATGTGCCTTTATGTGATGATTTGGCGGCGTCACTTTATGTTTTTTCCAAAAAAGGACCATACCCCTTTCTGTTGACTGCATTCACTTTCCCATCTCCCCCACACCACCGAAGACGAAAACGAGCGGAGGGCGGCCTCTGGCAATGCGGAGGACGGCGAGCGGTGGGCGAGCATCGTGCGGCTGGTGGCGTCTGGGCTATGCACGACCGGTGTTGGGCAGGCTCCGGGCGTAGCTGCCTCCCCGTCTCCCCAGGTGACGGCGCGGTAGCCTAGGCGGAGGCAACGCGAGCTCCGTTGCCAGGCCGCCCGAAGGAGCGCGGATCTCCAGTGACCGCCGCGACTAAATCAGGTTGGTAGGTGGCCAAATTCTTGGATTTGGTTGGCAGAGGCGCCCTCATCCCCTCCCTGTTCATCTTTCAATTGGAATCATAGTTGCTAATCATTCCCATGTGCATCAATCAGGGGCCATGTCGTAGGCCTGGTCATCAACTGCATGCTCTCGGCGGTGAAGCACAGCTAGGGATGTCATAGAACCCAGACCCCTTGCTGTTGTTGCTACAGGAACTGTGCCCATTGGCATCGATCTGGAGGCGCCGATCGATGATGTGACCAGGTTGCCGTTGATAATGTGCCCAGATTGCAAGGATGTGAGGGTGTTTGCTGCTAATACCACGTACTCCAATAATGTTGGAATGAAATTTTTCAAGTGTCCTAGGAAGAACCGTAGAAATGTCAGTGAAGTGGTTGAATAATTTGCATTGCCCAAATTTCATTCTTCTTTGCAGTGGTTGACTTTGCTGAAATTTGGATGCAGGGGACATGTGATAGGTTTTGGTTCGAGGAAGAATATTTGGTATTCCTTCAGGATAATGGATATCTATCGTCAGCATCCTCCACCATTGCAGCAGGTTCGACAACCAAGGTTCCTGAGCTCGTGGGAAAAATTGATAGCTTAGAGCAAAATCTGAACAAGGTGACGGAAATGGTTAGCAAGAACAGAGATGGCATGGGAAGCTTGATTTGTCTCGTGTGTGGATGTGTGAATGTAACAGTACTCCTGGTGTTTGCCATCTTCTTGGTTGTAGCTTTTGTGTTGAAGTAGGCAATGTCGATGAAGTATTGGCTTTTCTGTTGAAGTTGTAGTACTATTGAAGAACAAGTTGTATTGAACCTGTTGTGGTGGATGTATGTGTACTTCGTAGGAAATATGGGCCTTCGTGCTCTTGGACATCTCTTGTGTAATCTGTGTCTTTGTGATGTATGTTGGAAATAAAGATATCTATTGCTTATGATGATTTACTTGTGTGCGATGAAATTTTTTCGGCCTGCATGTTTCTTTCAGCCTATACATTTTGTGACAGATTCTATACATTCTATGACAGAAGCTGGGCATTCCATGACGATGAAATTTTGGACTATATGTATATACAACATCATGTCAATCAATTCTGGGCACTGTAACTTGCATCATACATCTAGTATGCACTGAAAACAGAGTCATTGCATATACGGTCTTACAAATTCAGAATTCAGATACAAATGTAGTAGCATAATTGAAATACACAACAGAATCACTAATAGAAAAATTTCATGGTTCACAAGTCTCTACAAATGCAAAGGTTAGTCATCATCACCGTCTTCTCCTGAAGTATTGCCTTCTTCTGGACTATGGTACTGAAGGTAGGTGTCATCTTCATCTTCTTCATCGCCGTGTGTGTTATCACCTTGAGTTGTATGTTTCTGTCGATGGATGTTTTCGATGAGGTTTCTACTAATAGGGTTGCCTGGTTCATTATCCATGTGCAACAAATCCAAATCAGGATGAATGTCTCCCACTGCACCATCTCTCAATGAAGTATGCTCCTCTTGGTATGCCTCCTGACATCTCATCTGTACTTGTTCATGGATCGGTTCGTTTGTGTCGGTCTCTTCAACATCTAATATATGTCGGTGGCCAAATTCTTGTACCACTTGCCAACATGCACCTAACTTTGTATCTTCCAAGAAAAATACTTGTGAAGCATCTATGGCTATAATGAAAGGATCATTTTTATACCATCGACCTTAGTTGTTTATGCTCTTGAAATAACCATCATCTTTCATTTGGTATGTCCTTCCCTCTAGATTGTACCATTCACACAGTAATAAGATAACAGTTCTACGCCCTTTGCTGTTCTTACTGTAACTCAACTCAATAATGTATGTGATTGTCCCATAGAAGTCAATTGTGTCATCATCGTGAGTACCTGCACTTTTGATGGTGGAGTTTTGTGTATTCCTGTGTTCGTCACGAGCCAGAGTGTGGAACCGTACCCCATTGATTATACAGGTTGTGTATGAACGCACTCTTCGATCCGGCTGACATGCTAGTGAGTACAAGTCTTCATCAACATGTGTTGTGCCTTCATATTTCAATCTAATAATATGCAGGATGAAAACATATAGAATTAATGAGTTTCAGAATGTAGTGTATCATAAATTATTTAGTCATGTTGTAGAAGTTGCACACACATGATTCTCGAACCATGCAGCGAATTGTGTTGACATCATTTTTTCAACATCATTGACCTCTTGTTGTTCTAATTGTGCCCTGTACATGCTGTAAAGGATGAAGATAATTAGGTTTTTGTGACACAAGTATTAGATAAAGTTTGCTGCAATTGCATTAGAGCAATTACTTACTCTTTGTATTCATCAACCTCTTCACAGTTATGTAGTACAAACCAAACCATAGAGTCATAGTCTTTATCTTCATAATGAAGTTTTGAAGCACCCAAGAGGTTAATACCATGACCAAAAATAGAGTAACCATTGGGTGAGATGTCTCCATCCAAGTTTCTTTCTGGCCTAGTGAACCAATTAATGATGTCACTGAAGTATGTTGAGCACTGGGTCATACACTCATAGGCAGTGTATGCCTCTACCATAGATCCTTCAGGTCTTGCTTTATTACGGATGAAACGCTTAAAGGTGCCCAATCTTCTCTCAATGGGATACATCCATCCATACTGCACCGGTCCTCTAAGGAGTGCCTCATCAGGTAAGTGTAATGCtaggtgttggggaccttcggcatccgaaggtcctcaaaaacaggatttaacagtatttctggaagtataatgtgtgagcaggtaccttcggactcaagtcggtatcacggcaggagaagaccaggataatacgaaggtcttgatacaacgccgaagatgttagcaggaaagcttcggcgtggttgcagaaaatgaaaccgacttaaagatgaaaaggctattcagacctcgatagattactatagaattattatcaaatgtaaagggcatgaatgtaattttgtatgggctgagtcccgtgcctataaatatgtgaacagaacccccgtactgttcacgctgacttggcattcgcttcttgcgtcacacttgtactatcatctcctt harbors:
- the LOC103642371 gene encoding uncharacterized protein; the protein is MTGGAGVEPRAWGGRRSRAAVGAAACRAARDVIEPRPLAVVATGTVPIGIDLEAPIDDVTRLPLIMCPDCKDVRVFAANTTYSNNVGMKFFKCPRKNRRNGTCDRFWFEEEYLVFLQDNGYLSSASSTIAAGSTTKVPELVGKIDSLEQNLNKVTEMVSKNRDGMGSLICLVCGCVNVTVLLVFAIFLVVAFVLK